A genomic region of Trifolium pratense cultivar HEN17-A07 linkage group LG3, ARS_RC_1.1, whole genome shotgun sequence contains the following coding sequences:
- the LOC123916212 gene encoding probable protein phosphatase 2C 25 yields MSCSVAVSNSNVFSLSSPCHFSLPSPVLKRHRPAKLHIPVASLTVDVLTPVPETVPAKDVVEDEGIGFSVYCKKGSRKHMEDRYSASVNLHGESKQAFFGIFDGHGGTKASEFAAHNLENNVLEVIKSDYESDIEEAVKNGYLKTDSDFLKEDLNGGSCCVTALVKKGNLIVSNAGDCRAVISRGGVAEALTSDHKPSRIDEKERIETQGGYVDMCRGVWRIQGSLAVSRSIGDRHMKQYVIAEPETKVVKIESHHDLLILASDGLWEKVSNQEAVDIARSFCVGSNRQGPFKACKKLVDLSSSRGSIDDISVMIIELQNYI; encoded by the exons ATGTCTTGCTCTGTTGCTGTTTCAAATTCTAATGTCTTCTCTCTTTCCTCTCCATGCCATTTTTCTCTCCCCTCACCGGTTTTGAAGAGACATAGGCCTGCTAAGCTTCATATACCTGTTGCTTCTCTCACTGTTGATGTCCTGACGCCAGTACCGGAGACGGTACCGGCGAAGGATGTTGTTGAGGATGAGGGAATTGGGTTTTCTGTGTATTGTAAGAAAGGAAGTAGAAAACATATGGAAGATCGTTACTCTGCTTCTGTTAATCTTCATGGAGAATCAAAACAG GCTTTTTTTGGCATATTTGATGGGCATGGAGGTACAAAAGCATCAGAATTTGCAGCACATAACTTGGAAAATAATGTGTTAGAAGTGattaaaagtgattatgagAGTGATATTGAGGAAGCTGTGAAAAATGGCTACCTTAAAACAGATTCAGATTTCTTAAAAGAGGATCTTAATGGTGGCTCTTGCTGTGTAACAGCATTGGTTAAGAAGGGTAATCTTATTGTGTCTAATGCCGGCGATTGTCGTGCTGTCATTAGTAGAGGAGGTGTTGCTGAGGCATTAACATCTGATCATAAACCTTCAAGGATAGATGAAAAGGAAAGGATTGAAACTCAG gGCGGTTATGTTGATATGTGTCGCGGTGTTTGGAGAATCCAAGGATCTCTTGCTGTTTCAAGGAGCATTGGAGATAGACACATGAAACAATATGTGATAGCAGAACCTGAGACCAAAGTTGTTAAAATTGAATCTCATCATGACTTGTTAATCTTAGCTTCAGATGGATTATGGGAAAAG GTTAGTAATCAGGAAGCAGTAGATATTGCTCGTTCTTTTTGTGTAGGGAGCAATAGACAAGGACCTTTTAAGGCTTGTAAGAAACTTGTAGATTTATCTTCATCACGAGGCTCTATCGATGATATAAGTGTTATGATCATCGAATTGCAGAACTACATTTGA
- the LOC123915121 gene encoding uncharacterized protein LOC123915121, translating into MSDPWLRGNGERWIPSPQPEGMYNLFVRDLMVDNYKAWNVSKIRMLFPVQVAERIIATPLIGSVYVDKMVWEEEWNGCYSVKSGYKLAMKCIFRNDKYHVKGNWKEIWKAHAPHKARHLLWRLCRGCIPTRRRLLERHVDCDVHCPLCEDEVEDDVHAFFTCASAQSSWQAAGLSSVLGSAACQQGSAADRVFAVCRNEDYATIGRVAMLLWSIWQNRNDKIWNDNLRSPIQIGRAAFDQWNEWIAVHKLRSNDDQVDPPVSTSRWEKPRIGWLKCNVDAAFFVGAGRTAMGACFRNNSGEFMAGITQWQQLTLSTEEGEAWALLQAMNEAKSRVSG; encoded by the exons ATGTCGGATCCTTGGTTACGTGGGAATGGAGAACGCTGGATTCCTTCGCCTCAACCTGAAGGAATGTATAACTTATTTGTTAGGGACCTGATGGTAGATAATTATAAAGCTTGGAACGTGTCTAAAATTCGCATGTTATTCCCAGTCCAGGTGGCAGAGAGGATTATTGCGACACCTCTTATTGGGTCAGTTTATGTGGATAAAATGGTTTGGGAGGAGGAATGGAATGGGTGTTACTCTGTCAAATCCGGGTACAAGCTGGCTATGAAGTGTATTTTCCGTAATGATAAATACCATGTGAAAGGTAATTGGAAAGAGATATGGAAAGCGCATGCTCCACATAAAGCGCGTCATCTTCTTTGGCGATTATGTAGGGGATGTATTCCAACGAGGCGTCGGTTACTAGAACGTCATGTTGATTGTGATGTTCATTGTCCATTATGTGAAGATGAGGTAGAAGATGATGTACACGCTTTTTTCACCTGCGCTTCTGCTCAATCCAGTTGGCAAGCAGCTGGACTGTCATCTGTCTTGGGTTCCGCAGCTTGTCAGCAAGGTAGTGCGGCAGATAGAGTGTTTGCCGTGTGTCGGAATGAGGATTACGCTACTATAGGTAGAGTGGCTATGCTGTTATGGAGTATATGGCAGAACcggaatgataaaatttggaacGATAATCTTAGAAGCCCAATCCAAATTGGCCGGGCTGCGTTTGATCAGTGGAACGAGTGGATTGCCGTCCATAAGTTGCGAAGTAACGATGATCAGGTTGATCCGCCTGTCAGCACCAGTCGGTGGGAAAAGCCTCGGATAGGTTGGTTAaagtgcaatgtagatgcaGCATTTTTTGTCGGTGCAGGTAGGACCGCAATGGGTGCTTGTTTTCGTAATAATTCTGGTGAGTTTATGGCTGGAATTACGCAGTGGCAGCAACTGACTTTATCAACAGAGGAGGGTGAAGCATGGGCACTTTTGCAAgctatgaatgaagctaagagtagag TCTCTGGTTAA